One stretch of Desulfobaculum bizertense DSM 18034 DNA includes these proteins:
- a CDS encoding terminase gpA endonuclease subunit, with amino-acid sequence MKSQTRQVRVDKLPGWLPESVREAVLRQAGQTHVFQFSQGERKVFRRRKPIPVSEWAERHRVVHQSSIPGRWHNDVTPYMTGIMDASFFPSVETIIICKTPQTGGSEAIHNCVAYAIDRAPGPAMYVFPDRITAKENAQDRIAPMLEASPRLRTYLTGQADDTSSLRLNLAHMTIYLGWSGSVSRLGNKPIRYLVLDELDKYQNPKNEASSESLAEKRTTTWRRKRKIWKISTPTIEGGPIWRAFGEEAQAKFDFWVRCPHCGTWQLMNFDRIKWPQEDEIKQEPELVLSKRLAWYECETCGACWDDNDRDKAVRLGQWRARGTGLELSAHLKTNRPAKIGFHIPSWLSYFVSLSEIAAAFLRWKKSGNRDDLKDFMNQYKAEPWRAYDVQRSEDAILELCDDRPRGIVPGCLKDGTPRAAVLVAGVDTQHRYFRYVIRAFGWGGEEESWLVQAGSVPTFEALEQVLFKNVYLDADGKEYRVRLAVQDAMGTRTKDVYSFCARHRGKVFPYQGKRTLATPVQYSPQEFYPGTKLRIPGGLVLWKVDTTFFKNDLAAKLQILPEDPGAFHLYNGISDEYAREMTAEYYDDEKLCWMCPDNKDNHFWDCEVMALVATYELDIRNWKRRMPRGKREEQRRPEPTFQQQARPGGRPNWFARR; translated from the coding sequence ATGAAATCGCAGACGCGACAGGTACGCGTGGATAAACTGCCGGGCTGGCTTCCTGAAAGTGTTCGGGAGGCCGTGCTTCGGCAGGCCGGGCAGACGCATGTTTTTCAATTTTCACAGGGCGAGCGAAAAGTCTTTCGACGGCGTAAGCCGATTCCCGTGAGTGAATGGGCAGAGCGCCACCGCGTGGTGCACCAGTCATCCATTCCGGGGCGCTGGCATAACGATGTAACGCCGTACATGACGGGCATTATGGACGCCTCGTTTTTTCCGTCAGTCGAGACAATCATTATTTGCAAAACGCCGCAGACGGGCGGCTCCGAGGCGATTCATAACTGCGTGGCCTACGCCATTGACCGCGCGCCCGGTCCTGCAATGTATGTGTTCCCAGACCGCATCACGGCCAAGGAAAATGCGCAGGACCGAATTGCGCCGATGCTGGAGGCTAGCCCGCGTCTTCGGACCTATCTGACAGGGCAGGCTGACGACACGAGCAGCCTTCGCCTGAACCTCGCGCATATGACCATTTATTTAGGCTGGTCCGGTTCTGTTTCGAGGCTTGGGAACAAGCCAATTCGTTACTTGGTGCTGGATGAACTGGACAAGTATCAGAATCCGAAAAATGAGGCTTCGAGCGAGTCGCTGGCGGAAAAGCGAACCACCACATGGCGGCGCAAGCGCAAGATCTGGAAAATCTCCACGCCGACCATTGAGGGCGGCCCGATCTGGCGCGCATTTGGCGAAGAAGCGCAGGCTAAGTTTGATTTTTGGGTGCGCTGCCCGCATTGCGGCACATGGCAGCTCATGAATTTTGACCGCATCAAGTGGCCGCAAGAGGACGAGATTAAGCAGGAACCAGAGCTTGTTCTGTCAAAGCGCCTCGCGTGGTACGAATGCGAGACCTGCGGCGCGTGCTGGGACGATAACGACAGGGACAAGGCCGTGAGGCTTGGACAGTGGCGGGCGCGCGGAACAGGCTTGGAGCTTTCTGCGCACCTTAAGACAAACCGGCCTGCAAAGATCGGCTTTCATATTCCTTCGTGGCTCTCGTATTTTGTTTCCCTGTCGGAGATAGCGGCGGCGTTCCTGCGCTGGAAAAAGAGTGGAAACAGGGACGATCTCAAGGACTTCATGAACCAGTACAAGGCTGAACCGTGGCGGGCGTATGACGTGCAGCGCTCGGAGGATGCAATCCTTGAACTCTGCGACGATCGGCCGCGTGGTATTGTGCCGGGCTGCCTGAAAGATGGAACGCCGAGGGCGGCAGTGCTGGTGGCTGGAGTGGATACGCAGCACCGATATTTCCGCTACGTGATTCGGGCTTTTGGCTGGGGCGGAGAGGAAGAAAGCTGGCTCGTGCAGGCGGGCAGTGTTCCGACCTTTGAGGCGCTGGAGCAGGTGCTTTTTAAGAACGTGTATCTCGATGCAGATGGAAAAGAATACCGCGTCCGGCTGGCCGTTCAGGATGCGATGGGAACGCGGACAAAGGACGTCTATTCGTTTTGTGCGCGGCATCGGGGAAAAGTCTTTCCATATCAGGGCAAGCGCACGCTGGCGACGCCCGTGCAGTATTCGCCGCAGGAGTTCTATCCGGGGACGAAACTCCGGATACCTGGCGGCTTGGTGCTCTGGAAAGTCGACACGACATTTTTCAAAAACGATCTTGCGGCGAAGTTGCAAATCCTGCCGGAAGATCCGGGGGCGTTTCATCTCTATAACGGGATCAGTGACGAGTACGCGCGGGAAATGACCGCCGAATACTACGATGATGAGAAGCTGTGCTGGATGTGTCCGGACAACAAAGACAACCATTTCTGGGACTGCGAAGTGATGGCGCTCGTGGCGACATATGAGCTGGATATCCGCAATTGGAAAAGGCGGATGCCACGGGGCAAAAGGGAAGAGCAGCGCAGACCTGAACCGACATTTCAACAGCAGGCCAGACCCGGCGGGCGTCCGAACTGGTTCGCGAGGAGATAA
- a CDS encoding Fic family protein, with the protein MVAKPVTKKHLTHKTGKFIFSCEYDEQVISPKIIESRILYSTVSELPILPHIAAKLREDIIKRSIFGTAAIEGNSLSEDEVGALLTADDALKLEGRSELEIGNLKALYALLDGEKQGFWGVTEDFIRDVHRTLTRGIEYFHNSPGNYRNEPVFVGNADHGGRYTPPKTLDDIQTLMGIFVEWMNSEEMAGLDPMIRAALAHFHLAKIHPFQDGNGRSSRFVEAMILDQAGIKYLPQMMSNFYYRNIDEYFIAFSRVIKSKHPEDVTPFLSFYFDGIISSLKEIKEHVTLSIRRLSLKDYYHILHREKDLSQRQLDLLQIALETMLEFSLNDVFSHPVLRALYGGVSVATARRDLKKLKEMGLLLSRSDGKYYRVNMLRLG; encoded by the coding sequence ATGGTTGCAAAACCTGTGACAAAAAAGCATCTTACGCATAAGACAGGGAAGTTTATCTTCTCGTGTGAATATGATGAGCAGGTGATTTCTCCCAAGATCATCGAAAGCCGCATTCTGTACTCAACGGTAAGCGAGTTGCCGATTCTGCCTCATATCGCGGCGAAGCTGAGAGAGGATATAATTAAGCGGTCAATCTTTGGAACGGCTGCAATTGAGGGGAATAGTCTGAGCGAGGATGAAGTCGGAGCACTGCTAACGGCTGACGATGCGCTCAAGTTAGAAGGGCGTTCGGAGCTGGAAATTGGCAACCTGAAAGCGCTGTATGCATTGTTGGATGGAGAAAAGCAGGGCTTTTGGGGCGTGACGGAAGACTTCATTCGGGACGTTCACAGGACGCTGACGCGCGGCATTGAGTATTTCCATAACAGTCCCGGTAATTACCGGAATGAGCCGGTTTTTGTGGGTAATGCGGATCATGGTGGGCGCTATACGCCACCGAAGACATTGGACGATATACAGACGCTCATGGGGATTTTTGTTGAGTGGATGAATAGCGAAGAAATGGCGGGACTAGATCCGATGATCAGGGCTGCGCTCGCGCATTTTCATCTCGCGAAAATTCACCCGTTCCAAGATGGAAATGGCAGGTCCTCGCGTTTTGTCGAAGCCATGATTCTTGATCAGGCGGGGATTAAATACCTGCCGCAAATGATGTCGAACTTTTACTATCGAAACATCGACGAGTATTTCATTGCATTTTCGCGGGTGATCAAAAGTAAGCATCCCGAAGATGTGACGCCTTTCTTGAGCTTCTATTTTGACGGCATTATCTCCTCGCTGAAAGAGATCAAGGAGCATGTCACGCTCTCAATTCGTCGCCTGTCTCTAAAGGACTACTACCATATTTTGCACCGCGAGAAAGATCTTTCGCAGCGGCAGCTTGACTTGCTGCAAATTGCTCTTGAAACCATGCTGGAATTTTCCCTGAATGATGTGTTTTCGCACCCTGTTTTGCGGGCGCTTTATGGTGGGGTGAGTGTGGCAACAGCTCGGCGTGATCTGAAAAAGCTGAAAGAGATGGGTTTGCTTTTGAGCCGTAGTGACGGGAAATATTACCGCGTGAATATGTTGCGGCTTGGGTAG
- a CDS encoding primase-helicase zinc-binding domain-containing protein, translating into MNVLKLAEEDGCTGRKVSTRKGGEYHGPCPGCGGKDRFLIWPEQNGGEGSWWCRICGQGGDLIQYLREFRGMSFKDAAAMSSRPTSPKAPGATPKPQAFAPRRMESPKEMWRCKSNALVTWAHRKLLQTPSALDMLAARGIGLEAVKAFRLGWNPGEQGRDCYRDRTAWGLPEEFKDNGKPKKLWIPRGFVIPTFRDGLLYRVRIRRTAPREFGPKYYVLPGSGMGPMILHEDAKAFVVVEAELDAIACAAATGSTIGAVGLGSISTKPDEFGHKVFQKSLCILNALDFEPAQDEGADPKVAKSEEMKKRIRGWWQKTYSQAKRWPVPVGKDPGEAVAEGVQLREWIRAGLSPAFLVAASKKEKRAEAPAKIPQAVIEFQRELTGKPISMELSGESGAELIFDDKWAQAHWNEFRRLADRFWEPEIMEWMEALPVNRVSAENILKYCKN; encoded by the coding sequence ATGAACGTTTTGAAGCTTGCCGAAGAGGACGGCTGTACCGGGCGCAAAGTGTCCACGCGAAAGGGCGGTGAATATCACGGCCCATGTCCGGGCTGTGGTGGGAAAGATCGCTTCCTTATCTGGCCTGAACAAAATGGCGGCGAGGGGAGCTGGTGGTGCCGGATCTGCGGGCAGGGCGGCGACCTCATCCAGTACCTGCGAGAATTCCGGGGCATGAGCTTCAAGGACGCTGCCGCGATGAGTTCCCGGCCAACGAGTCCCAAGGCTCCGGGCGCTACGCCGAAGCCACAGGCTTTTGCCCCGCGTCGCATGGAGTCGCCCAAGGAAATGTGGCGCTGCAAATCCAATGCGCTCGTTACGTGGGCGCATCGTAAATTGCTCCAGACGCCTTCGGCTTTGGACATGCTGGCCGCGCGGGGCATTGGCTTGGAAGCCGTAAAAGCCTTTCGTCTTGGCTGGAACCCCGGCGAGCAGGGCCGGGACTGTTACCGCGACCGAACTGCATGGGGGCTACCTGAGGAGTTCAAGGACAATGGCAAACCTAAAAAGCTCTGGATTCCTCGCGGGTTTGTGATTCCAACTTTTCGCGATGGCCTGCTGTACCGTGTTCGCATTCGCAGGACTGCTCCGCGTGAGTTTGGCCCTAAATATTATGTGCTGCCGGGTTCTGGAATGGGACCCATGATTTTGCACGAGGACGCAAAGGCGTTTGTGGTGGTCGAGGCTGAACTGGATGCCATTGCCTGTGCTGCCGCGACAGGCTCCACTATCGGCGCGGTGGGGCTTGGCTCAATCAGCACCAAGCCTGACGAGTTTGGGCACAAGGTTTTTCAGAAAAGCCTGTGCATCCTGAATGCCTTGGATTTTGAGCCTGCGCAGGATGAGGGCGCAGATCCAAAAGTTGCGAAAAGCGAAGAGATGAAAAAACGGATTCGCGGCTGGTGGCAGAAAACCTATTCGCAGGCCAAGCGCTGGCCCGTGCCGGTTGGCAAAGATCCGGGCGAAGCCGTGGCCGAGGGTGTGCAGCTCCGGGAGTGGATTCGGGCGGGACTTTCGCCTGCGTTTCTGGTGGCCGCATCCAAGAAGGAAAAGCGGGCAGAAGCTCCGGCGAAGATTCCGCAGGCGGTCATTGAATTTCAGCGTGAGCTGACCGGCAAGCCCATTTCGATGGAGCTAAGCGGAGAAAGCGGCGCGGAGCTGATTTTTGACGACAAATGGGCGCAGGCACACTGGAACGAGTTTAGACGCCTTGCAGATCGCTTTTGGGAGCCGGAAATCATGGAATGGATGGAGGCTTTGCCTGTGAATCGGGTTAGCGCCGAGAATATTTTGAAATACTGCAAAAATTGA
- a CDS encoding helix-turn-helix transcriptional regulator — translation MEDMKGRKLNWKHACDMLNCSKSHFYNLVNAGKIPAFRIGKVRAIWVWEKDVRDYMDF, via the coding sequence ATGGAAGATATGAAAGGAAGAAAGCTGAACTGGAAGCACGCATGCGATATGTTGAACTGCTCCAAAAGTCATTTCTATAACCTCGTGAACGCCGGGAAAATCCCCGCGTTCCGCATCGGAAAAGTCCGGGCCATATGGGTCTGGGAGAAGGACGTGCGGGACTATATGGATTTTTGA